A portion of the Phycisphaerales bacterium AB-hyl4 genome contains these proteins:
- a CDS encoding PilZ domain-containing protein gives MTTATITLPPAGTPRMAEQRLHPRLKVPAMYTLMRARLVGDDRYRWTGHIYDISMGGMRFELDELVEPGTEIEFRAMLPGQSQVMFRAVGRVVRLHEPDATEGPVRMGMQFDRFTSMIDQRRLRDYLTARTFAANSVRTTRRAA, from the coding sequence ATGACGACTGCAACAATCACTTTGCCCCCCGCCGGTACACCTCGCATGGCCGAGCAGCGACTTCACCCGCGGCTGAAGGTGCCCGCCATGTACACACTCATGCGTGCACGCCTCGTGGGAGATGATCGCTACCGCTGGACCGGACACATATACGACATCAGCATGGGCGGAATGCGATTCGAGCTCGACGAGCTCGTCGAGCCTGGCACTGAGATCGAGTTCCGCGCAATGCTGCCAGGCCAGAGCCAGGTCATGTTCCGCGCCGTCGGCCGAGTGGTGCGCCTTCACGAACCGGACGCGACCGAAGGGCCCGTGCGGATGGGCATGCAGTTCGACCGCTTCACCAGCATGATCGACCAGCGCCGCTTGCGCGACTACCTGACTGCCCGCACATTCGCCGCCAACAGCGTACGCACGACTCGACGCGCGGCATAG